From the Pseudoroseomonas cervicalis genome, one window contains:
- a CDS encoding branched-chain amino acid ABC transporter permease gives MSYAGEIEALLQILAAGLLLGCLYGLMCAGLGLIFGIMRVINFAQGDFMMLAMYTGLAGVALLAPGRSWAFAIAMLVACAAAALFYGIGAATHWALVSRVSGARAIGTADAGHTGQLILTLGLSLVLQNGGLMLFGSSPVSIPNEAATRSWTLDLASGDIMLFINQARSWSALMAVAAVLLVILLMARSGIGRQLRAVANNPIAALYMGINVDRAFRTAFGIGLALTAVAGVCVATFYPFQAYTGFDFVIIMYAGVVLGGMGSVGGAFLGGLIIGLVQQLSNLVLPPQLQNTAVFIVFLAVLLIRPQGLFGRGVERA, from the coding sequence GCGGGTGAAATCGAGGCCCTGCTGCAGATCCTGGCGGCCGGCCTGCTGCTGGGCTGCCTCTACGGGCTGATGTGCGCGGGCCTTGGCCTGATCTTCGGCATCATGCGGGTGATCAACTTCGCCCAGGGCGACTTCATGATGCTGGCCATGTACACCGGCCTCGCCGGTGTCGCGCTGCTGGCGCCGGGCCGCTCCTGGGCCTTCGCCATCGCCATGCTGGTGGCCTGCGCCGCCGCCGCCCTGTTCTACGGCATCGGCGCCGCGACGCATTGGGCGCTGGTCAGCCGCGTCAGCGGCGCGCGCGCCATCGGCACGGCGGATGCCGGCCATACCGGCCAGCTGATCCTGACGCTCGGCCTGTCGCTGGTGCTGCAGAATGGCGGGCTGATGCTGTTCGGCTCCTCCCCGGTCTCGATCCCGAACGAGGCGGCGACACGCTCCTGGACGCTGGATCTCGCCAGCGGCGACATCATGCTGTTCATCAACCAGGCGCGCTCCTGGTCGGCTCTGATGGCGGTGGCCGCGGTGCTGCTGGTGATCCTGCTGATGGCGCGCAGCGGCATCGGCCGCCAGCTGCGCGCGGTGGCCAACAACCCGATCGCCGCGCTCTATATGGGCATCAATGTCGACCGCGCCTTCCGCACCGCCTTCGGCATCGGCCTGGCGCTGACCGCGGTCGCAGGTGTCTGCGTCGCCACCTTCTATCCCTTCCAGGCCTATACCGGCTTCGACTTCGTCATCATCATGTATGCCGGCGTGGTGCTGGGCGGCATGGGTAGCGTCGGCGGCGCCTTCCTGGGCGGGCTGATCATCGGCCTGGTGCAGCAGCTCTCCAACCTGGTGCTGCCGCCGCAGCTGCAGAACACGGCGGTGTTCATCGTCT